One window from the genome of Anaerococcus sp. Marseille-Q7828 encodes:
- a CDS encoding RNA-binding S4 domain-containing protein, with the protein MRIDKFLKNSRIIKRRKVAKEACENGRVSINGNIAKAGSIVNEGDEIEIVFGKSNLKVRVKDIIDGAKKADASEMYEVIDG; encoded by the coding sequence ATGAGAATAGATAAATTTTTAAAGAATTCAAGAATAATAAAAAGACGCAAAGTAGCAAAAGAGGCTTGCGAAAATGGCAGAGTAAGTATAAATGGCAATATTGCAAAAGCTGGATCAATTGTCAATGAGGGTGATGAGATAGAAATCGTATTTGGCAAGAGCAATCTAAAAGTTCGCGTCAAAGATATAATCGATGGAGCCAAAAAGGCTGATGCTAGTGAAATGTATGAGGTAATAGATGGCTAA
- a CDS encoding DNA polymerase IV, whose product MNNILHIDCDAFYASCEELRNPRLKNFPLAVGGLSNKSIITTANYKAREYGIHSAMPVFMAKELCPDLILLKVDHPYYREKSKEVFDIIRDYAINFEQVSIDEAYLQVTSKDPYKLAATIQNEVFDKTKINVSIGISYNKFLAKLASDWNKPHGIKEISKDDLPDILLDLDIKKVHGLGSHGVAKLRKIGIYTIRDLMKLDQEFLIGLFGKHGTYIYNVIRGIDDREINPTRQRKSLGRERTFANNTNDINILNDYLLEISEKIESDLASKDLQGKTVNLKLKNADFKTITRAITLQEPVYKKEEIYRAATDLLKDSYKNEYIRLIGISISKLSDRNSNQLSFL is encoded by the coding sequence ATGAACAATATTTTACATATAGATTGTGATGCCTTTTACGCTTCTTGTGAGGAACTTAGGAATCCAAGGCTAAAAAACTTCCCTCTTGCAGTAGGAGGCCTCTCCAACAAATCAATAATAACTACAGCTAATTACAAGGCTAGAGAATATGGCATCCACTCTGCTATGCCAGTTTTTATGGCAAAAGAGCTTTGTCCTGATCTCATATTGCTTAAGGTTGACCATCCTTATTATAGGGAAAAATCAAAGGAAGTCTTTGATATTATTAGAGATTATGCCATAAACTTTGAGCAAGTTTCTATAGATGAGGCTTACCTACAAGTAACTTCCAAAGATCCTTATAAACTAGCAGCAACTATACAAAATGAAGTCTTTGACAAAACTAAGATTAACGTTTCTATAGGGATTTCGTATAATAAATTTTTGGCAAAACTTGCCAGCGATTGGAACAAGCCACATGGGATCAAAGAAATATCAAAAGATGACCTGCCCGATATTCTCCTAGATCTTGATATCAAAAAGGTTCACGGTTTAGGTAGCCATGGAGTAGCAAAACTTAGAAAGATAGGCATTTATACTATCAGAGATTTGATGAAATTGGACCAAGAGTTTCTAATAGGACTCTTTGGCAAGCATGGGACATATATTTATAATGTAATCCGTGGCATAGACGATAGGGAAATTAATCCTACTAGGCAAAGAAAGTCTTTGGGTCGTGAGCGAACTTTTGCAAATAACACTAATGATATAAATATATTAAATGACTATTTGTTAGAAATTTCAGAAAAAATAGAAAGTGATTTGGCTAGTAAAGACTTGCAGGGCAAGACTGTCAATTTAAAGCTTAAAAATGCTGACTTCAAAACTATAACCAGGGCAATAACCCTCCAAGAACCAGTCTACAAAAAAGAAGAGATATATCGAGCAGCAACTGACTTACTCAAAGACTCTTACAAAAATGAATACATTAGACTAATTGGGATCTCAATATCAAAACTTTCAGATAGAAATTCCAACCAACTTAGTTTTTTATAA
- the recA gene encoding recombinase RecA, whose translation MDANKQKALDQAFKNIEKKYGKGSIMKMGEAPRVSVSAIPTGAINLDIALGIGGIPRGRVIEIYGPESSGKTTLALHMIAEDQKQGNMCAFIDAEHAMDADYARNLGVDIDNLILSQPDTGEQGLDIAESLVRSGAVDLIVIDSVAALVPRAEIEGEMGDSHVGLQARLMSQALRRLTGVIAKSNTTVVFINQLREKVGVMFGSPETTTGGRALKFYSSVRLDIRRIKTITEGDNSIGSRTRVKVVKNKVAPPFKVVEFDIMYGTGISKSGVILDTAVEMDIVDKAGSWFSYDGEKLGQGRENVKTYLEENQDIMNEIEGKIRATLAPELKENMDENGEDTQESLDLE comes from the coding sequence ATGGATGCAAACAAACAAAAGGCATTAGATCAAGCCTTTAAAAATATAGAAAAAAAATATGGCAAAGGCTCTATAATGAAGATGGGAGAAGCGCCAAGAGTGTCTGTTTCTGCCATTCCAACAGGAGCCATAAACCTTGATATAGCCCTAGGCATAGGTGGTATACCAAGAGGTAGGGTTATAGAAATTTATGGACCAGAATCTTCTGGTAAGACAACCCTAGCCCTCCATATGATTGCCGAAGACCAAAAACAAGGCAATATGTGTGCTTTCATAGACGCAGAGCATGCTATGGATGCAGACTATGCTAGAAACCTAGGAGTAGATATAGATAATCTTATCCTTTCTCAACCAGATACTGGGGAGCAAGGCTTAGATATAGCAGAATCCCTAGTTCGTTCTGGTGCAGTAGATCTTATAGTAATAGATTCTGTAGCAGCCCTAGTTCCTAGAGCAGAAATCGAAGGTGAAATGGGAGATAGCCACGTTGGCCTACAGGCAAGACTTATGAGTCAAGCCCTAAGAAGGCTAACTGGTGTTATTGCAAAATCAAACACAACAGTAGTATTTATAAACCAACTACGTGAAAAAGTTGGGGTAATGTTTGGATCTCCAGAAACGACAACAGGTGGTCGTGCCCTCAAATTCTACTCATCTGTAAGGTTAGATATCAGAAGAATTAAGACAATCACTGAAGGGGACAATTCAATTGGATCTCGTACCAGAGTAAAGGTAGTAAAAAACAAGGTAGCTCCACCATTTAAAGTAGTAGAATTTGATATAATGTATGGAACAGGTATATCAAAATCTGGTGTAATCCTAGATACAGCAGTGGAAATGGACATAGTTGACAAGGCTGGTTCATGGTTCTCTTACGATGGCGAGAAACTAGGCCAAGGTAGGGAAAATGTAAAAACATACCTTGAGGAAAACCAAGATATAATGAATGAAATTGAAGGTAAAATCAGAGCAACCCTAGCACCAGAACTAAAAGAAAATATGGATGAAAATGGAGAAGATACCCAAGAAAGCTTGGATTTAGAATAG
- a CDS encoding ABC transporter permease, whose product MIVFKNYFKILKSHKKSLMLYTIIFLVLMFIFAGTGDPVDKFTTTKLPIYVKDESNTEISKAVVDFIDKNHILVDVDEDMLDDKLFYEEIVCAIDIPKNFEKNRVLKFKEVYNDSFTLFAKNDLNSYLNQIEAFESAGFATSEAIKNTEDNFAKEIDVKVNSISKNYKKDSPYYFQMMAYVIMSQIILVVGTINLTYNKEMTKKRNLISPMKKSSQDLQLILGHIVSGLGIWLIYVVLYYIYFKDFSFSRQVRQMMANALLFTATIVCFAVLVSKLAKKENTITGVMNVFSLGSSFLTGIFVPQELLGDFAIKIGKIFPAFYYVSNIKDIMSKADYSFINKNSLILIGFSLGFIILTIIAKPKLEK is encoded by the coding sequence ATGATAGTCTTTAAAAATTACTTTAAAATATTAAAAAGTCACAAGAAATCATTGATGCTTTACACAATTATATTTTTAGTTTTGATGTTTATATTTGCTGGAACCGGTGATCCAGTTGATAAATTTACAACAACTAAATTACCTATTTATGTAAAAGATGAGTCAAATACTGAAATCTCTAAGGCTGTAGTTGATTTTATAGACAAAAATCACATTCTTGTTGATGTGGATGAAGATATGCTCGATGACAAATTATTTTACGAAGAGATAGTCTGTGCCATAGATATACCAAAGAATTTTGAAAAAAATCGAGTATTGAAGTTTAAAGAAGTATATAATGATTCATTCACTCTATTTGCAAAAAATGATTTAAATTCTTACTTAAATCAAATAGAAGCTTTTGAAAGTGCTGGATTTGCCACAAGTGAGGCTATAAAAAATACAGAGGATAATTTTGCTAAAGAGATAGATGTCAAAGTCAATTCTATTAGCAAAAACTACAAAAAAGATAGCCCATATTATTTTCAAATGATGGCATATGTTATAATGAGCCAGATAATTCTCGTAGTAGGAACCATCAATCTTACTTACAATAAGGAGATGACAAAAAAGAGAAATCTCATCTCTCCAATGAAGAAATCTAGTCAAGATTTACAGCTTATCTTGGGACATATTGTATCGGGTCTTGGAATTTGGCTAATTTATGTAGTCTTATACTACATATATTTTAAAGATTTTTCATTTTCAAGGCAAGTTAGACAAATGATGGCAAATGCACTTTTGTTTACAGCAACCATAGTTTGCTTTGCGGTCCTTGTTTCAAAACTTGCAAAAAAAGAAAACACCATAACTGGGGTAATGAACGTATTTTCCTTGGGATCATCATTTCTTACAGGAATATTTGTTCCCCAAGAACTTTTAGGTGATTTTGCTATCAAAATAGGCAAAATATTCCCAGCCTTTTATTACGTTTCAAATATAAAAGATATCATGAGCAAAGCTGATTATTCCTTTATCAATAAGAATAGCCTTATATTAATTGGTTTTTCCCTAGGATTTATAATACTTACGATAATAGCTAAGCCAAAGTTAGAAAAATAA
- a CDS encoding ABC transporter ATP-binding protein yields the protein MDNIIEVRGLVKSYKKLKAVDNLNLDVKKGEILGLLGPNGSGKSTTINCMLALLSKDSGSIKIYGKEMTPESYDIKAKIGVVFQDVGVYEELSVYENIDYFCGLYIKDKNKRKELVGEACDLVGLNDFLKFKPKELSGGLLRRLNIACGIAHKPEIIIFDEPTVAVDPQSRNNILEGIKKLNQDGATIIYTSHYMDEVEELCDYIVIIDRGQVIAKGTKESLKDLIDINEKVSFASDKLSDDNLEKIKAMDHLIDIEYKDGFYHLNFAHGKNNLINLIDFFNQNSLEYDDLTSQSPSLNDVFLSLTGKELRD from the coding sequence ATGGACAATATTATTGAAGTAAGGGGCTTGGTAAAGTCTTATAAAAAACTAAAAGCAGTCGATAATCTAAACTTAGATGTCAAAAAGGGAGAAATCTTAGGTTTGCTGGGCCCAAATGGTTCAGGTAAGTCAACGACGATAAATTGTATGCTTGCCTTACTTTCTAAGGATAGTGGGTCTATTAAGATTTATGGCAAAGAAATGACCCCGGAATCCTATGACATAAAGGCAAAAATTGGGGTGGTTTTTCAAGATGTAGGTGTCTATGAAGAGCTTAGCGTCTATGAAAATATTGATTATTTTTGTGGCCTCTACATAAAAGATAAAAACAAAAGAAAAGAGCTTGTAGGAGAGGCTTGTGATTTGGTTGGTCTCAATGACTTCTTGAAATTTAAACCAAAAGAGCTTTCTGGTGGACTCTTAAGAAGACTAAACATAGCCTGTGGTATAGCCCACAAGCCAGAAATCATTATTTTTGATGAACCGACAGTTGCTGTCGATCCTCAATCTAGAAATAATATCTTGGAGGGGATCAAAAAATTAAATCAAGATGGAGCTACAATAATATACACTTCTCACTATATGGATGAAGTAGAAGAGCTCTGTGATTACATAGTAATTATTGATAGGGGCCAGGTCATAGCCAAGGGTACAAAAGAAAGTCTCAAAGATTTGATAGATATAAATGAGAAAGTATCATTTGCAAGTGATAAGCTAAGTGATGATAATTTAGAGAAAATAAAGGCAATGGATCATCTTATAGATATAGAATATAAGGATGGTTTCTATCATTTAAACTTTGCTCATGGTAAAAATAACCTTATAAATTTGATTGATTTCTTTAATCAAAACTCTTTAGAGTACGATGATTTGACTAGCCAATCTCCGAGTCTTAACGATGTATTTTTGTCTCTTACAGGCAAAGAATTGAGGGACTAG
- a CDS encoding DNA translocase FtsK — protein sequence MANSKNQNRIRKTSTRKPPKNSKNKKRTRSFDFNIFSLIMMGLSAFLFIFILSSNTGKLGNAITNWFTISFGKISIIMPVIIFISFLFAYRDKYKENLGKFLLLYLVFLLTLGFLSKDLVRYDLSWTIDYNKAHASLGGGILGGYIAYYLVSFIGTLGLNILYIISVFLFLVGISPLTYREFFVRLRNLIVFIANKISSFVKDQNEKIKESRNEDEEISVDTLPNDSKVYENPIEDIEERKEKEDFDQAFDEETVVKRAPIKAYDFDKDEEVEVRSYKSKQIEMKDLDEGIKKEFDNYNYPTIDLLEDRTNAGSIDEKEIKNKALAIEETLESFGIGSKVVQIDVGPTVTCYELKPQRGVKVSKILNLSDDLALSLATSGIRILAPIPGKSHVGIEVPNKSKEIVGFKEIISTSNFQNAKSKIPFAMGKSISGDPIVSGIEKMPHLLVSGATGSGKSVCINTIIMSILYKHSPDEVKLLMIDPKVVELSVYNGIPHLIMPVITDPKKASSSLFWAISEMEKRYKAFQKYHVRDIEGYKEAAKTDESMENLPYIVVIIDELADLMMTAASEVEDYIMRLAQKSRACGIHLVIATQRPTVDVITGTIKANIPSRISFAVTSQTDSRTILDTAGAEKLLGKGDMLFASSDSMRPLRIQGAFVSDKEVLNVVEHIKKESQASYDEKAIETVEEKSKVAEIDDEDELLDEATRIIIEENTASVSLLQRKLRIGYARAGRIIDQLETKGIVGPYEGSKPRKVLVDKSYFEGE from the coding sequence ATGGCTAATAGTAAAAATCAAAATAGAATAAGAAAGACATCTACTAGAAAGCCTCCTAAAAATTCTAAGAATAAAAAACGCACTCGGTCATTTGATTTTAATATTTTTTCATTGATAATGATGGGACTTAGTGCATTCTTGTTTATATTTATCCTATCAAGTAACACTGGAAAGCTCGGCAATGCCATAACTAATTGGTTTACAATAAGTTTTGGCAAGATTTCAATAATAATGCCTGTGATAATTTTTATAAGCTTCCTTTTTGCCTATAGGGACAAGTACAAAGAAAATTTAGGTAAATTCTTGCTCTTGTACTTGGTATTTCTGCTAACACTTGGATTTTTGTCAAAGGACTTAGTAAGATATGATCTTTCATGGACTATTGATTATAACAAGGCCCATGCAAGTCTTGGTGGAGGAATACTTGGCGGATACATAGCATATTACTTGGTAAGTTTTATTGGAACTTTGGGCTTAAATATTTTGTATATTATCTCGGTATTTTTATTTTTGGTAGGGATAAGCCCCCTAACTTACAGAGAGTTTTTCGTAAGACTTAGGAATTTAATAGTCTTTATTGCAAATAAGATAAGTTCATTTGTTAAAGATCAAAATGAAAAAATCAAGGAATCCAGAAATGAGGATGAAGAGATAAGTGTTGATACTCTACCAAATGATAGCAAAGTCTATGAGAATCCTATAGAAGATATAGAAGAGAGAAAAGAAAAAGAAGACTTTGACCAAGCTTTTGACGAAGAGACAGTAGTAAAAAGGGCTCCTATCAAAGCTTATGATTTCGACAAGGATGAAGAAGTCGAAGTAAGAAGCTACAAGTCAAAACAAATCGAAATGAAAGACTTGGATGAAGGCATAAAAAAAGAATTTGATAATTACAATTATCCGACCATAGACTTATTAGAAGATAGGACAAATGCAGGATCTATAGACGAAAAAGAGATCAAAAACAAGGCACTCGCCATAGAAGAAACCCTTGAAAGTTTTGGTATAGGGTCAAAGGTGGTCCAAATCGATGTAGGGCCTACTGTGACTTGTTATGAGCTAAAACCACAAAGGGGTGTAAAAGTAAGCAAAATATTAAACTTATCTGATGACCTGGCCTTATCCCTTGCAACAAGTGGGATTAGGATTTTAGCCCCTATTCCAGGCAAAAGCCATGTAGGTATTGAAGTGCCAAACAAGAGCAAGGAAATAGTAGGATTTAAGGAAATTATATCGACATCTAATTTCCAAAATGCCAAATCCAAAATACCTTTTGCTATGGGTAAGTCAATTTCTGGTGACCCAATAGTATCTGGAATTGAAAAGATGCCCCACCTTTTAGTATCTGGAGCTACAGGCTCTGGTAAGTCTGTTTGTATCAATACAATTATTATGAGTATTCTTTACAAGCACTCTCCAGATGAAGTCAAACTCTTGATGATTGACCCAAAGGTTGTAGAACTTTCTGTGTATAATGGGATACCACATCTTATAATGCCAGTTATCACAGATCCAAAAAAGGCAAGTTCATCGCTTTTTTGGGCAATATCTGAGATGGAAAAAAGATATAAGGCCTTTCAAAAGTACCATGTCAGAGATATAGAAGGATACAAAGAGGCAGCTAAAACAGATGAATCCATGGAAAATCTTCCATATATTGTTGTAATCATAGATGAGTTGGCCGACCTTATGATGACTGCGGCTAGTGAAGTAGAAGATTATATTATGCGCCTTGCACAAAAATCTCGTGCCTGTGGAATCCACTTGGTCATAGCAACTCAAAGACCAACAGTCGATGTCATCACAGGAACTATTAAGGCAAATATTCCATCAAGAATTTCTTTTGCTGTAACTAGCCAAACCGATTCAAGGACTATTCTTGATACAGCTGGCGCAGAGAAACTCCTTGGCAAGGGCGATATGCTATTTGCATCAAGTGATTCTATGAGACCACTTAGGATTCAAGGAGCCTTTGTATCAGACAAAGAAGTACTAAATGTAGTTGAACACATCAAAAAAGAAAGCCAAGCAAGCTATGATGAAAAGGCCATAGAAACTGTGGAAGAAAAATCAAAGGTAGCAGAAATTGACGATGAAGATGAACTTTTAGATGAGGCTACAAGAATCATAATAGAAGAAAACACAGCATCAGTTTCACTCTTGCAAAGAAAACTTAGGATAGGTTATGCAAGGGCTGGCAGGATTATAGACCAGCTAGAAACAAAGGGTATAGTAGGCCCCTATGAGGGTAGCAAACCACGTAAAGTCTTGGTAGATAAATCTTATTTTGAAGGAGAGTAG
- a CDS encoding ABC transporter permease, which translates to MRQKVMIFWALIFPLVLGVFFKLALGNVKDSNNFEAIKVGVNESLLDDEYFKNFTDQMKEEDLLDPIASIDNKILDQDDISAYIEKKDKVLLKKNGVRESILVNILKYYSMNENMVRTIMEKNPNTDISNIFVDKTHIESDIPNKDMDPTMVFFYALIGFQIIYGYSWGLSIIYQYEANLTTIAKRNAISPLNKRISLLASMSVGFLLNFFIALFTMLIFNKVLGVDFSNRIPQLLLIVAIGSVTGVSLGMVIGASNKADIETKLGLGIGISLLLSFLAGMMVSGIKIIIAEKAPLINKINPVALISDGIYSLYYYQSLDRYYNNIICLVGVTLGLILLTFIFTRGKQYDSL; encoded by the coding sequence ATGCGACAAAAAGTAATGATTTTTTGGGCCCTAATCTTTCCTCTAGTTTTGGGAGTATTCTTTAAACTTGCCCTGGGTAATGTTAAGGATTCCAATAATTTTGAAGCAATTAAAGTTGGAGTAAATGAAAGCCTGCTTGATGATGAGTATTTTAAAAACTTTACTGATCAAATGAAAGAGGAAGACTTACTTGACCCAATAGCATCCATAGATAACAAAATCTTAGATCAAGATGATATAAGTGCTTATATAGAAAAAAAAGATAAGGTTCTTTTAAAGAAAAATGGGGTTAGAGAAAGCATTCTTGTAAACATACTAAAGTACTATTCCATGAATGAAAATATGGTAAGAACCATAATGGAGAAAAATCCCAACACTGATATTTCAAATATTTTTGTCGATAAGACTCATATAGAAAGTGATATACCAAATAAGGATATGGATCCTACTATGGTGTTCTTCTATGCACTAATTGGTTTTCAAATCATATATGGTTATTCCTGGGGGCTTTCTATAATCTACCAATATGAAGCAAATTTGACCACTATAGCAAAAAGAAATGCCATATCACCACTTAATAAAAGAATAAGTCTTTTGGCATCTATGAGTGTAGGATTTTTGTTAAACTTTTTCATTGCCTTATTTACAATGCTAATTTTTAATAAAGTTTTAGGCGTGGATTTTTCTAATAGAATCCCCCAATTGTTGCTGATAGTAGCCATAGGATCGGTCACAGGAGTAAGCCTTGGTATGGTAATCGGAGCAAGCAACAAGGCTGACATTGAGACAAAGCTTGGCCTAGGCATAGGTATATCCCTGTTATTGTCTTTTCTAGCCGGAATGATGGTATCTGGTATAAAAATAATCATAGCCGAGAAAGCACCTTTGATAAATAAGATTAATCCAGTAGCTTTAATCAGTGATGGCATATATTCCTTGTACTATTACCAAAGCTTAGATAGGTACTACAATAACATTATTTGCCTAGTGGGAGTTACCCTAGGACTTATCTTATTAACTTTTATATTTACTAGAGGTAAGCAATATGATAGTCTTTAA
- a CDS encoding DUF2382 domain-containing protein, with translation MDKIKDEYLEKLNRGEKVVMPLHEERVIVRKEKKVVEEIIIRREKYIEMETIRVPVRKEVISIDESKINYED, from the coding sequence ATGGATAAAATAAAAGATGAATACTTAGAAAAACTAAATAGAGGGGAAAAAGTTGTAATGCCCCTTCATGAAGAGAGGGTTATAGTAAGAAAAGAAAAAAAGGTTGTTGAAGAAATAATTATAAGGCGTGAAAAATATATAGAGATGGAAACTATTCGCGTACCTGTTAGAAAGGAAGTCATTTCTATAGATGAAAGTAAAATAAACTACGAAGATTAA
- a CDS encoding septum formation initiator family protein yields MAKKKSYAKKRKAKNTKFFVMILILTLLFAGFIYYTNSKMDAELRELDQEMTSNKKKMQELDEEITSLEDDYDIRNTDEFKEKIAKERLGMVKKDSEENFDDGESNDENANPESVENDEDNNDNPN; encoded by the coding sequence ATGGCTAAAAAAAAGTCTTATGCAAAAAAAAGGAAGGCTAAAAATACTAAGTTCTTTGTTATGATTCTTATCTTGACCCTGCTTTTTGCTGGCTTCATTTACTACACAAACTCCAAGATGGATGCTGAGCTTAGAGAACTTGATCAAGAGATGACTTCAAATAAAAAGAAGATGCAAGAACTAGACGAAGAAATCACTAGCCTTGAAGATGACTACGATATAAGAAATACAGATGAATTTAAGGAAAAGATAGCCAAAGAAAGACTTGGCATGGTCAAAAAAGACTCTGAAGAAAATTTCGATGATGGAGAGTCTAATGATGAAAATGCTAATCCTGAGAGTGTAGAAAACGACGAAGACAATAATGACAATCCTAACTAG
- the pgsA gene encoding CDP-diacylglycerol--glycerol-3-phosphate 3-phosphatidyltransferase — MNIANKVTTLRLILIPIFVAFYYFMGRDNNIAAIIFIIASLTDALDGHLARSRNLITNFGKFVDPLVDKVLTMAAFIVLVEGQIIPAWAVIIIIARELIITGFRTLAADQGITIAASMWGKAKTTSQMIALVCLLLDVEVLNNIGIYIFYIAVALTVISGVDYIVKNKQVLDLENI, encoded by the coding sequence ATGAATATAGCAAATAAGGTCACAACATTAAGATTGATATTAATACCAATATTCGTAGCCTTTTATTATTTCATGGGCAGAGATAACAACATTGCAGCAATTATATTTATAATCGCTTCTCTTACAGATGCCCTAGACGGTCACTTGGCTAGAAGCCGCAATCTTATCACAAACTTTGGTAAATTTGTAGATCCACTTGTAGATAAGGTACTCACTATGGCAGCCTTCATAGTTTTAGTAGAAGGACAAATTATACCTGCATGGGCAGTTATAATAATTATTGCCCGTGAACTAATAATTACAGGCTTCAGGACTCTTGCTGCAGACCAAGGCATAACAATAGCTGCAAGTATGTGGGGCAAGGCAAAAACAACTAGCCAAATGATAGCACTAGTATGTCTATTGCTGGATGTTGAAGTCTTAAACAATATTGGAATCTATATATTTTATATAGCAGTTGCCTTAACAGTGATTTCTGGAGTAGACTATATAGTTAAAAATAAACAAGTTCTTGATTTAGAAAATATTTAG
- a CDS encoding IS3 family transposase — protein sequence MVKELKEKGYKLKYLLIAIDMPRSTYYFEINKVDKIKNKNSHIADKITQIFNLHKGRYGVRRVYMELVNQGYVINHKRVQRIMHELKLFGKRSKEKYHSYKGKVGKVADNIINRDFKADRPLQKWATDVSEFKFSWGKCYISPILDMYTNEIISYDLSLRPNLKQISNMLEKAFNKFPKLNNLILHSDQGWQYQHKYYVNELKKHDIRQSMSRKGNCYDNSIMETFFGRLKNEIYYGYEKSYSSFEEFSRAIEEYIDYYNNERIQSKTKWMPPTKYRLASTTIS from the coding sequence ATTGTCAAAGAACTCAAAGAAAAAGGATACAAACTAAAATATCTTTTAATAGCTATTGATATGCCAAGGTCAACATACTATTTTGAAATAAATAAAGTTGATAAGATAAAAAATAAGAATAGTCATATCGCAGATAAAATAACCCAAATATTTAACTTACACAAAGGCAGATATGGAGTAAGAAGAGTATATATGGAGTTGGTAAATCAAGGTTATGTCATAAATCATAAAAGAGTGCAAAGGATAATGCATGAGTTAAAGCTATTCGGAAAAAGGTCTAAAGAAAAATACCACTCATATAAGGGGAAGGTAGGTAAAGTAGCTGATAATATAATAAATAGAGATTTTAAGGCAGATAGACCTCTACAAAAATGGGCCACTGATGTATCAGAATTTAAATTTTCTTGGGGTAAATGCTACATCTCTCCAATACTTGATATGTATACAAATGAGATAATATCTTATGACTTATCCTTACGCCCTAATTTAAAACAAATATCTAATATGTTAGAAAAAGCATTTAACAAATTTCCGAAACTAAATAATCTGATACTACATTCAGATCAAGGATGGCAATACCAACATAAATACTATGTGAATGAGCTTAAAAAACATGACATAAGACAATCAATGTCAAGGAAGGGAAATTGCTATGATAACTCCATTATGGAGACATTCTTTGGAAGATTAAAAAATGAAATTTATTATGGTTATGAAAAGAGCTATAGCTCTTTTGAAGAATTTTCGAGAGCAATAGAGGAATATATTGATTATTACAATAACGAGAGAATTCAATCCAAAACAAAATGGATGCCACCTACAAAGTATAGGTTAGCATCCACTACAATTAGTTAA
- a CDS encoding YsnF/AvaK domain-containing protein: MANFETFRSEEELLARIDQLRAQGFKDSELEVISANEIKNNDTLRYYGISDRARKEVLDPEYNGVYAYYTGEDLDPAYFGDFGFDSTVSDEAIGAVENGNYVLAIEREGYLENPEYIDAAFENRKDYIDKDILEREDLSKNEKIQLHEERLRVNKEKVQSGEIGLKKHVVTETQEIEVPVEKERVTIERHAVDGEKVADGYNFDSTDEEIRIPIHEERVTVDKEAYVSEEVEINRENVTENQTVSEEVRKEKLDVVESGDVKEVDSDKDGLL, from the coding sequence ATGGCAAATTTTGAAACATTCAGAAGTGAAGAAGAACTATTAGCAAGAATCGACCAACTTAGAGCACAAGGATTTAAAGACAGCGAACTAGAAGTTATTTCTGCAAATGAAATCAAAAACAATGACACTCTCAGATACTACGGTATCTCAGATAGAGCAAGAAAAGAAGTATTGGATCCAGAATATAATGGAGTTTATGCTTATTATACAGGAGAAGATTTAGATCCAGCATACTTTGGTGATTTCGGCTTTGACAGTACAGTCTCTGATGAAGCAATTGGAGCAGTTGAAAATGGTAACTACGTACTAGCTATCGAAAGAGAAGGATACCTAGAAAATCCTGAATATATCGATGCTGCTTTTGAAAATAGAAAAGATTATATAGATAAAGACATTCTTGAAAGAGAAGACCTTTCTAAAAACGAAAAAATCCAACTTCACGAAGAAAGACTAAGAGTAAACAAAGAAAAAGTTCAATCTGGTGAAATCGGACTTAAAAAACACGTTGTAACTGAAACTCAAGAGATTGAAGTTCCAGTAGAAAAAGAAAGAGTAACAATCGAACGTCACGCAGTAGACGGTGAAAAAGTTGCTGATGGATATAACTTCGATTCAACTGATGAAGAAATCAGAATTCCAATCCATGAAGAAAGAGTAACAGTTGACAAAGAAGCTTATGTAAGCGAAGAAGTAGAAATTAACAGAGAAAATGTAACAGAAAATCAAACAGTTTCTGAAGAAGTTAGAAAAGAAAAACTTGATGTAGTTGAATCAGGTGATGTTAAAGAAGTTGATTCAGATAAAGACGGTCTATTATAA